In Leptodactylus fuscus isolate aLepFus1 chromosome 2, aLepFus1.hap2, whole genome shotgun sequence, one genomic interval encodes:
- the C2H1orf216 gene encoding UPF0500 protein C1orf216 homolog, producing MFSIQKPEASPHQSQFYGAKPLGNIPFSSDKERKQDTNFNILEEVYDKNENWRQEKRDEGDQEEKLNEDSDKIPLEDNRTNLKKNSMVKMKAVKSEGISLSSSEEEVRSPPEGAEIMQLGMDTLAKEAPKGCNEWPGSPLEDNGYASSSLSIDSPDSITGTTWEGTKGTSNLTLTQQEDPEMENSEDDSSSDSESLTQTLTEAFQSLQDKEKLKEQEKEKHHAQLTMYRRLALLRWIRSLQQRVKDQQNRLQESFDTILDNRKEILRYIQHGCNKSPTKEVA from the coding sequence ATGTTTTCCATACAGAAACCTGAAGCCAGCCCTCACCAATCTCAGTTTTATGGTGCCAAGCCTCTGGGAAACATACCATTTTCCAGTGACAAAGAGCGGAAGCAGGACACTAACTTTAACATTTTGGAAGAGGTCTATGATAAAAATGAAAACTGGAGACAGGAGAAGAGGGATGAAGGTGACCAGGAAGAAAAACTAAATGAAGACAGTGACAAAATTCCATTAGAAGATAATAGAACTAATCTAAAGAAGAACTCAATGGTAAAAATGAAGGCAGTCAAATCTGAAGGAATCAGCTTGTCTTCATCAGAGGAAGAAGTTAGAAGCCCCCCAGAAGGGGCAGAAATAATGCAGTTAGGGATGGACACACTAGCTAAAGAGGCACCAAAGGGGTGCAATGAATGGCCAGGATCACCATTAGAAGACAATGGTTATGCTAGCAGTTCACTTAGCATTGACAGTCCTGACAGTATAACTGGAACTACATGGGAAGGCACCAAAGGTACTTCTAATCTGACATTAACTCAACAGGAGGATCCTGAAATGGAGAACTCTGAAGATGATTCATCATCAGATTCCGAATCCCTTACACAGACACTGACAGAAGCCTTCCAGAGTCTACAGGACAAGGAAAAACTAAAGGAGCAAGAAAAAGAGAAACATCATGCGCAATTGACAATGTATAGAAGACTGGCTCTTCTGAGATGGATCAGAAGCCTTCAACAACGGGTGAAGGATCAGCAAAACAGACTTCAGGAGAGCTTTGACACTATCCTAGACAACCGCAAAGAGATCTTGAGGTACATCCAACATGGCTGCAATAAGTCACCTACTAAGGAAGTAGCATGA